A section of the Humulus lupulus chromosome 2, drHumLupu1.1, whole genome shotgun sequence genome encodes:
- the LOC133815742 gene encoding extensin-1-like, with the protein MSSSQLFLVFLLGVALFATQSTLADYSKPPVYPPKTPIYKPHPPPVEKPTKPPPTPVYVKPKPPPTPVYVKPKPPPTPVYVKPKPPPTPVYVKPKPPPTPVYVKPKPPPTPVYVKPKPPPTPVYVKPPPMEKPKPPPSYGRNPGHPPHNKEEGKVLCGWVPHLTSGAVVLGGYGARQQLCCRSATVFNAWTISAKVLGGTTGGSRSCKRSRRCRYFRPRRQWQQRSQWNLRTHQNPEYSFLFAKDLKWGHYIWSTKV; encoded by the exons ATGTCTTCCTCTCAATTATTCTTAGTGTTTCTCCTCGGAGTTGCACTCTTTGCCACTCAATCAACTCTCGCCGATTACTCTAAGCCTCCAGTTTACCCACCAAAGACTCCCATCTACAAGCCTCATCCTCCTCCCGTGGAGAAGCCCACTAAGCCACCACCTACCCCGGTCTACGTGAAGCCAAAGCCACCACCGACCCCGGTGTATGTGAAGCCTAAGCCACCACCAACCCCGGTGTATGTCAAGCCTAAGCCACCACCAACCCCGGTGTATGTTAAGCCTAAGCCACCACCGACCCCGGTGTATGTTAAGCCTAAGCCACCACCGACTCCAGTTTACGTGAAGCCTAAGCCACCACCGACCCCAGTTTACGTGAAGCCTCCTCCTATGGAGAAGCCTAAGCCACCACCGAGTTACGGTCGCAACCCCGGACACCCTCCG CACAACaaagaagaaggaaaagttttGTGCGGCTGGGTTCCCCATCTCACCAGCGGTGCAGTTGTTCTAGGTGGTTATGGTGCTCGGCAACAGCTTTGCTGTAGGTCGGCCACAGTTTTCAACGCCTGGACAATCTCGGCCAAGGTTCTCGGCGGCACTACAGGTGGTTCTCGAAGCTGCAAGAGGTCTCGACGCTGCAGGTATTTTCGGCCACGACGGCAGTGGCAACAGAGGTCTCAGTGGAATTTGAGAACCCACCAAAATCCAG AATATAGCTTTTTGTTTGCAAAAGATTTGAAGTGGGGGCATTACATTTGGTCCACTAAAGTTTAA
- the LOC133815743 gene encoding proline-rich extensin-like protein EPR1, whose translation MSSSQLFLVFLLGVALFATQSTLADYSKPPVYPPKTPIYKPHPPPVEKPTKPPPTPVYVKPKPPPTPVYVKPKPPPTPVYVKPKPPPTPVYVKPKPPPTPVYVKPKPPPTPVYVKPKPPPTPVYVKPPPTEKPKPPPSYGRHPGHPPVYGKPPSPGHY comes from the coding sequence ATGTCTTCCTCTCAATTATTCTTAGTGTTTCTCCTCGGAGTTGCACTCTTTGCCACTCAATCAACTCTCGCCGATTACTCTAAGCCTCCAGTTTACCCACCAAAGACTCCCATCTACAAGCCTCATCCTCCTCCCGTGGAGAAGCCCACTAAGCCACCACCAACCCCGGTGTATGTCAAGCCTAAGCCACCACCAACCCCGGTGTATGTTAAGCCTAAGCCACCACCGACCCCGGTGTACGTGAAGCCTAAGCCACCACCGACCCCGGTGTATGTCAAGCCTAAGCCACCACCGACCCCGGTGTATGTCAAGCCTAAGCCACCACCAACTCCAGTTTACGTGAAACCAAAGCCACCACCGACCCCAGTTTACGTGAAGCCTCCTCCTACGGAGAAGCCTAAGCCACCACCGAGTTACGGTCGCCACCCCGGACACCCTCCGGTTTATGGGAAGCCCCCGAGTCCTGGCCATTATTGA
- the LOC133819947 gene encoding early nodulin-75-like isoform X1 codes for MLPKLWLTLLFLEVVVLTTTTTSTVSSHSQIWPRNLKEIPPRGEKRPPKDQPLLKPGDKPPLIPKDKPPLKPGDKPPPKDKPPLNPGDKPPPKDKPPLNPGDKPPLKPGDKPPLNPGDKPPPKDKPPLNPGDKPPLKPGDKPPLNPGDKPPLNPGDKPPLNPGDKPPPKDKPPLKPGDKPPLNPGDKPPLNPGDKPPLNPGDKPPLNPGDKPPPEDKPPLNPEDKPPLNPGDKPPPKDKP; via the exons ATGCTTCCCAAACTATGGCTCACTCTTCTTTTCCTTGAGGTGGTGGTGCTTACCACAACCACCACGAGTACCGTCTCATCTCATTCACAAATATGGCCACGTAATTTGAAGGAAATCCCTCCTCGGGGAGAAAAGCGGCCTCCGAAGGATCAACCGCTGCTTAAACCTGGTGACAAACCACCTTTGATTCCAAAAGATAAGCCACCGTTGAAGCCAGGAGATAAGCCACCACCAAAAGATAAACCACCTTTGAATCCAGGTGATAAACCACCGCCTAAAGATAAGCCACCTTTGAATCCAGGAGATAAACCACCACTGAAACCAGGAGACAAGCCACCATTGAATCCTGGTGATAAACCACCACCTAAAGATAAGCCACCTTTGAATCCAGGAGACAAACCCCCACTGAAACCAGGTGATAAGCCACCGTTGAATCCTGGTGATAAACCACCTTTGAACCCTGGAGATAAGCCACCTTTGAACCCTGGAGATAAGCCACCACCAAAAGATAAACCACCACTGAAACCGGGTGATAAGCCACCACTGAATCCAGGTGATAAGCCCCCACTGAATCCGGGTGATAAGCCACCTTTGAATCCAGGCGATAAACCACCATTAAATCCAGGTGATAAGCCACCGCCAGAAGATAAACCACCATTGAATCCAG AAGATAAACCGCCTTTGAATCCCGGGGATAAGCCACCACCAAAAGATAAGCCATAA
- the LOC133819947 gene encoding non-classical arabinogalactan protein 31-like isoform X2 — protein sequence MLPKLWLTLLFLEVVVLTTTTTSTVSSHSQIWPRNLKEIPPRGEKRPPKDQPLLKPGDKPPLIPKDKPPLKPGDKPPPKDKPPLNPGDKPPLNPGDKPPLNPGDKPPLNPGDKPPPKDKPPLKPGDKPPLNPGDKPPLNPGDKPPLNPGDKPPLNPGDKPPPEDKPPLNPGDKPPPEDKPPLNPGDKPPPEDKPPLNPGDKPPPKDKP from the exons ATGCTTCCCAAACTATGGCTCACTCTTCTTTTCCTTGAGGTGGTGGTGCTTACCACAACCACCACGAGTACCGTCTCATCTCATTCACAAATATGGCCACGTAATTTGAAGGAAATCCCTCCTCGGGGAGAAAAGCGGCCTCCGAAGGATCAACCGCTGCTTAAACCTGGTGACAAACCACCTTTGATTCCAAAAGATAAGCCACCGTTGAAGCCAGGAGATAAGCCACCACCAAAAGATAAACCACCTTTGAATCCAG GTGATAAGCCACCGTTGAATCCTGGTGATAAACCACCTTTGAACCCTGGAGATAAGCCACCTTTGAACCCTGGAGATAAGCCACCACCAAAAGATAAACCACCACTGAAACCGGGTGATAAGCCACCACTGAATCCAGGTGATAAGCCCCCACTGAATCCGGGTGATAAGCCACCTTTGAATCCAGGCGATAAACCACCATTAAATCCAGGTGATAAGCCACCGCCAGAAGATAAACCACCATTGAATCCAGGTGATAAACCACCGCCAGAAGATAAACCACCATTGAATCCAGGTGATAAACCGCCTCCAGAAGATAAACCGCCTTTGAATCCCGGGGATAAGCCACCACCAAAAGATAAGCCATAA